The following is a genomic window from Bombina bombina isolate aBomBom1 chromosome 3, aBomBom1.pri, whole genome shotgun sequence.
aactgtttgcagaaaaatgcaagtgaagtctgtgttgtgtgattattttattaggtttataaagctgtttagcaaatgtttttgttcatttcacttagtttaattatatattctgtgttgtgtgattattttattaggtttataatgctgtttagcatttaaagtcttcatttcaaagctttaaaattaatgtattaggtgttagttatgacaattttgagaggggcctggaacctatcaccctcacttcctattgacttacattataaactgggtttcaatttacaacggtttcaatttacaaccattccttctggaacctaaccccggcgtaaactgagggctacctgtatatatatatacacatctttagacatgtatatgtatgaacaTCTATgttatatctttaagcccttataactatttttgtgcaattgtttttaagaatttgtatttgattgtattattatgagtgtaagtgtactttgtaatgtatttaggaTGAGTTTTATGACACTTTATTGTTTCGTGAAAGTTAACCTCTTGAAGTTGTGCTAACCTgacgtgttaacttcaattgcgctcaagcaatcaagttttcctttcaactagtaatatgagcaGAAACTCGACCAGCGTAAACACCCATGATAGACCTCTttttcgcttgcgcgtaactgttagcgctccactcttaatctagccctaaattgactCCCTTGTGTTTCCTTTGTAGTTTAAACATAAAATATGCAAACATTTTGACAAGGAAACAAGGTTATATATCCTATTTATGTATCACATGAGCCATTTTTAGGTGAATTCCTTAATTTAATGTGCACTTTTTTTCTACTTCTCAGTAGTGTCTGTCCCCCCCCATAAAAGATTTTAGGTAATTATATTCCCTTACTTAACCAGTGCTTTAAAGTTCACGACttatctgttatttttattttttttatgtcaagACAATTACCCAATTGTAAATGCGTCTATTAAACCTTTGAGCGCCTTCTATAAACTGTTTCATTAGAAACTTTGAATACGATTCAGCACTTTTAAACGGAATAAAACACAATTACattctagtatatgcatatatatataaaccttttcTAGATCAGTGATATGTAGAATATATTTAATATTCAAcgtgtacaataaaaaatatcaaaCTACAAGCGCATATACATCTATACACAAGCaccggttttcttttttttttttaaagtatcggATAATCGGAAGTTATTCATCAGGAACCGGAAGTTGCCAACCAACATATCTGTTTTGCCAACCGAGAACGGaaatagtgtaaaataaaaaatggcaGAAGTGAAGGCAGAAGCGAAGGCTACTGTTGAAATTCcgaaagaggaagaaaaagaacTTATTGAAACCCCTATCGAGCAAGGGGTGAAAAGAGAAAGGGAAGAAGCAGACGAGGAGGTGAGAAACGGCGTCTGCAAGGAAAGCGGACTTCTGTAAAATATAGTTAAATAGACTAACTAGTGAGAGGCTATTGTACAGTAGAGAATGGACATTCAACTTGCTTCATGCATTTGGGGTGTTGTAGAGGAACAGTTGTTACTcagcctttgtctgcttttttaatTATACAATTAATATTTTCACTTTGCTCCGTCTTACAGTAGTAAGTGCAGTGTAGCCCCTGTGTTATTGGTGTCTCCTGTTTGTCTATTTGCACTCCACCCACAGACCTATAGATATTGCTAATTATTGACAGATTTCATGGTCTGGTGTTACCACTgagaatgacatgctctaattcgttacaaCGTGTGTCAACAccttaattgttgttttaaaagatagataatccctttatctaccaataccattccccagttttgcataaccaacactgttatattaatatactttctacctctgtaattaaattgtatctaagcatcttctgacagcccctggtcacatgacattttatttattatctattgactttcattttagccaattagtgcagtgtctgctacaAGCCTCggacgtgatcacaatgttatctatatggtttacatgaactagctgtcccctgttgtaaaaagcaaataaaaaagcatgtgataagaggcggccttcaaaggcttagacatgatcatatgagctttcctaggtttagctttcaactaagaataccaagagtacaaagaaaaattggtgataaaagtaaattggaaagttgttatatatatatatatatatatatatatatatatatatatatatatatatatatataattacatgccctatttgaaaaattaaatttttctttggacttgactgtccctttaagactatggaCCCCCCCCcacctctgtgtttaacccctgcaaatggtctaataacatagtagaagtaccactcaggaACTGCAAATGGTCTAATAACATATTAGAGTTACCACTcaggaactgcagagcactgctgctcctgagcggaACCTACTGCTGATGCAGTTAGCAGCGCAAGTTGCACAATCCAGCCGTGTAACTAGCTTTTCTTTTGCTGCagtcaattagggacaaatataaacaagCTCCTTTACATATCACTGTGCAACATGTAGGTGGGTCAGGGTTCTGCATTACATGGCATAAACTCCAGTGTCTCTTGGAGGAGTTGAAACATTACAATTTTCATAGTTATATTAGAGGAAAACaggcataataaataatgaaagtgcattgcaaagttgttttttcttttattatgcatacttaaagggacattaacctgctGTGTATAATTACTGTAGCAAGGTTACTACTCACTATTCTATCTCTTTAAATCTATCCTCTTACTTTAATTAATTACAGAATagagttggtaaagctctgcattttatactgggtgccacatAGGGttaccacccagccggtattttaagGTTCTGGTCAAAATAGAtaaggaaaaatataaaaataaagatcatTTCAAGATAAAACTTCTgtgtgtgttggaatctaattataaacaaataatcCTTTGAAATTAGTCCTATCAGCTTTATCTGAGTTATGTTGTCTAttcatttatgcaaatgtatgctaatgagcactgcagtattttttccccccaaaaaggtggcaaccctagcaccaCAATCTTGTATCAcgcgtattgttgcatcatgtggcagaagcagtgcacttttacagatctgtgatgttaccagctttttgacagctgtaccttgcactacAGTTTAGATCACATAGTGGAGAAGTTACatttgtgcaggtttttttttttgcctagtttaaaagttacataacaaatataaactccaagatggcggcacccagtagttaaaataaaacaatgactttgaagacagctgtaGGTACATGAGGCAagaaatagcatggtgagtagtaatccTGCTACAGTAGTTGTacttagcagtttaatgtccctttaaagggacattgaatgtAAACATTTTCACATAATTGTGCAGAATTATGAAACCTAAGGATGGCTGTACCCTTTGAAAAACTATTTAACATTATACCTTTTATTCAGTCAAAAGCTTTCTGTTCATTCATTTATATCCCTCGTCTTCGACGCTACAGTTTTTATAAAAATTGCATTAGAGGCTTGATGTCTAATCACAGCTCGCCCGATCAACTTATCGGCATACTGTGATCAGACAACAAGCCCGtgaatcattttttgttttttaaattgccaCACCGAAGAGGAGAGCGATAAATTATCAAAAGGCTTTTGAcagcataaaagtataattttgaaatgtgcacattttttccaatatttactgtcccttttaaatatattatggGAATAAAAACTGATTCTACTACCATCTTTTGAACATTTAACCTCTTTAGGTGAAGGAGGCAGGAAGTACTGAGCCATCAGGAGAGGCTGAAAAAGGAGAATCATCAGATCTAACACCAAACGCTAAGAAAATGAAGGTGGAAGtgaaagaaaggagggagaaaaAACAAAAGGTTGATGAGGATGAGATTCAAAAGATGCAGTAAGTGACAGTTTTATCTGAAGTCTGTCTcttcccatataaaaaaaaaaaatctaattgtaaGAGTTTTACATGATGACATCTTTTTCCCCTACAGGATCCTGGTTTCCTCTTTTTCTGAGGAGCAACTGAATCGATACGAAATGTACAGAAGATCAGCGTTTCCTAAAGCTGCCATTAAACGGGTATTTTGCACTGATTCTAAACTATAGTGTCTTAtttcaatttaaagggccataacagtCGTAAAATTACATGATTGGATCAGCGACGGGTTACACTCAGGACCAATAGTGCTTCTTAGATACAGAGCGGCACTTCTACTGTTTTAACTTGTtcatggggttaaacacacattagttgtagggtcgatagtcttaaaatattTCACGctgtaacgaattagagcatgtcatttttcaactatcatGGCCATCTAATtgagaaaatattaaagggacattctacacaggTTTGCGGGCACCCCATGCCGTCACGTGGAACCTCATGCAGGGCAAAAGTAATAAAAGTATTCTGGGGAAAATGTCTTTATTCGGCAACcctaatatggccgccaaactcctccctccTTCTTGTGGGTTTGTTAGAAATCGCATCTAGCAGCGTGTGGGAATGGACTTAATTACATGAGACACTCGGGCAGACACATTTCGCATGCGCAAAACTACAGCGTGCGT
Proteins encoded in this region:
- the TAF11 gene encoding transcription initiation factor TFIID subunit 11 produces the protein MAEVKAEAKATVEIPKEEEKELIETPIEQGVKREREEADEEVKEAGSTEPSGEAEKGESSDLTPNAKKMKVEVKERREKKQKVDEDEIQKMQILVSSFSEEQLNRYEMYRRSAFPKAAIKRLIQSITGCSVSQNVVIAMSGIAKVFVGEVVEEALDVCEKWGESPPLQPRHMREALRRLKSHGQIPDSKHKKILFN